From Chitinophagaceae bacterium, the proteins below share one genomic window:
- a CDS encoding GLPGLI family protein has protein sequence MKRTLSFIAAVVCLQAATAQVKEGRITFEQTVDMYRRIPEENQQLRSMIPQFRTAKFELLFADNQSLFKSVEEEPDMTEQNSGSGVVIRMGGSGENEYYRNFNTQKAVEIRELMDDLYLVEDSIRSLAWKLEEGETKTILGYACKKATGKTTRGSDIVAWYSEEIPVASGPEQFNGLPGMILGLDANKGEIVFTAKVLDKKADRKNLKVPSKGKKISSSDFLAKQKALQGNGPVRIVTN, from the coding sequence ATGAAAAGAACATTATCATTTATTGCTGCTGTTGTATGCCTGCAGGCAGCAACCGCCCAGGTAAAGGAGGGCAGGATCACTTTCGAACAAACGGTGGATATGTACCGCCGTATTCCCGAAGAGAACCAGCAGCTGCGGTCGATGATCCCGCAGTTCCGCACGGCAAAATTTGAACTGCTTTTTGCCGACAACCAAAGCCTGTTCAAATCGGTGGAAGAAGAACCCGATATGACCGAGCAAAACAGCGGCAGCGGGGTGGTGATACGCATGGGCGGCAGCGGCGAGAATGAATACTACCGGAATTTCAATACACAAAAGGCGGTGGAAATAAGGGAGCTGATGGACGACCTTTATTTAGTGGAAGATTCCATACGCAGCCTTGCCTGGAAACTGGAAGAAGGGGAAACAAAGACCATCCTTGGGTATGCCTGTAAAAAAGCAACGGGTAAAACGACCCGGGGCAGTGATATAGTTGCCTGGTACAGCGAAGAGATCCCCGTGGCTTCCGGACCGGAACAGTTCAACGGACTGCCCGGCATGATACTGGGACTTGATGCCAACAAGGGCGAGATCGTTTTTACAGCAAAAGTTTTAGATAAGAAGGCCGACAGGAAAAATTTAAAGGTCCCTTCAAAAGGAAAGAAGATATCCAGCAGCGATTTTTTAGCAAAGCAAAAAGCATTGCAGGGCAATGGCCCGGTGCGGATCGTAACGAATTAA
- a CDS encoding HAMP domain-containing histidine kinase, with amino-acid sequence MNKLRMARVLMTATILLIIAFQAYWMRKLYLEETAGFKKTTDVIFRDAMYRLQVQRFSGDTLALRGGLDDNLFMADFISSVEKIKGSDSLKQRLVISMDTHSEKVVTTEEKQAAKRDKDTIIYVTSKDKDLPPPILAETLIRTRNLSDSIPVRTVDSMYRALLLKEGINVNFTIIKTNPVLLGTDSGVKRFTIKMDEPRGTFSTKRVPVGLMQPVFYRAEFADPGMYVLKKMGMQLLLSALLISFTILSFVFIYRSLLAQKRLTDIKNEFIGNITHELKTPIATVSVAIEAMKNFDALQNPERTKEYLGIAGLELNRLSMLVDKVLRLSMFEKQQLELKYEWFDLQQLVKEVTDSMQLQFEKSGAAVNVNSRGVDFSLMADRMHISSVVYNLLDNALKYSKGRPEIEISLEATEKELLLMIKDNGIGIPAAYREKIFDKFFRVPHGDKHNIKGYGLGLSYVAHIIAEHKGQVRVESEEGKGTTFIIKLPK; translated from the coding sequence ATGAATAAATTACGCATGGCACGGGTACTGATGACAGCAACCATTCTGCTGATCATTGCTTTCCAGGCATACTGGATGCGGAAGCTGTACCTGGAAGAGACCGCCGGCTTTAAAAAGACCACCGACGTTATTTTCCGGGATGCCATGTACCGCCTGCAGGTGCAGCGTTTTTCCGGCGACACCCTGGCGCTGCGGGGCGGGCTCGATGATAACCTGTTCATGGCCGACTTCATCAGCAGTGTGGAAAAGATAAAGGGCAGCGACAGCCTGAAGCAGCGGCTGGTGATATCGATGGACACCCATTCGGAAAAGGTTGTGACAACCGAAGAGAAACAAGCTGCAAAGAGGGATAAGGATACCATCATTTATGTAACGTCAAAGGACAAGGACCTTCCTCCGCCCATCCTGGCGGAAACACTGATCCGGACCAGGAACCTTTCCGATTCCATCCCGGTAAGAACGGTGGACTCCATGTACAGGGCCCTGCTTCTGAAGGAAGGGATCAATGTGAACTTCACTATCATAAAGACGAACCCGGTTTTGCTGGGTACAGATTCGGGGGTGAAAAGGTTCACCATCAAAATGGATGAACCCCGCGGTACTTTTTCAACCAAGCGGGTCCCGGTGGGATTGATGCAACCCGTTTTTTACCGGGCCGAATTTGCCGACCCCGGGATGTATGTGTTGAAGAAGATGGGCATGCAGTTGCTGTTGTCGGCCTTGCTGATCAGTTTTACCATACTCTCCTTTGTTTTTATCTACCGGAGCCTGCTTGCACAAAAAAGACTCACCGATATCAAGAATGAATTCATTGGCAACATAACCCACGAACTGAAGACCCCCATTGCCACCGTAAGCGTTGCCATTGAAGCGATGAAGAATTTTGATGCCCTTCAGAATCCCGAACGGACCAAAGAATACCTGGGCATTGCCGGGCTGGAGCTGAACCGGCTTTCGATGCTGGTTGACAAAGTGCTTCGCCTGTCCATGTTTGAAAAGCAGCAACTGGAATTAAAATATGAATGGTTCGACCTGCAGCAACTGGTAAAGGAAGTGACGGATTCCATGCAGCTGCAGTTTGAAAAATCCGGCGCTGCAGTGAACGTGAATTCCCGGGGCGTGGATTTTTCACTGATGGCCGACCGGATGCACATAAGCAGCGTGGTCTATAACCTGCTCGACAATGCGTTGAAGTACAGCAAGGGAAGACCCGAAATTGAAATAAGCCTGGAGGCCACCGAAAAGGAACTGCTGCTGATGATAAAGGACAATGGCATCGGCATACCGGCCGCATACCGGGAAAAGATATTTGATAAATTTTTCCGGGTGCCGCACGGCGATAAACACAATATAAAGGGATATGGCCTCGGCCTGAGCTATGTGGCGCATATCATTGCAGAACATAAAGGCCAGGTGCGTGTGGAAAGCGAAGAAGGGAAAGGAACGACATTCATCATTAAATTACCCAAATAA
- a CDS encoding outer membrane beta-barrel protein, with product MKYFTLLISLFFLSIAANAQKGGFALKGQLTDSLQKQQVGDATVSLVNAKDSSLVGFTRTDSAGRFRFDHLKPGKYRLSASQVNFHPQWKNFEVNGDVDLGPVVMKDRSIMEEVTVKAQRPPVVVNGDTLEFNAEAFKTKPNAVVEDMLKKMPGVEVDKDGSIRVNGKRISRVLVNGRDFFNGDPKMATRNLSADAIDKVQVFDKQSDQSEFTGIDDGNKTPTLNLKLKKDKKNAAFGKATVAAGTKDRYDGQFNINKFNGDQQLSAIGMANNTNRQGFSIMDMLNFSGQSRRMMSGGGGRIVINNGNDDEFGLPVAGINNNQGITQTIAGGLNYNDTWKKKTEVNASYFYNNLTLDNTRNTSRQNILPGNEFNYLQNSSTENKTNSNRFNFSVDHKIDSFNSIKLSSVFGYQKGSNAKKNDYESFVPNDKMLNNGFSNTSNTTEGYVTNQELLYRHKFKKKGRTFSATGSMQYNDSRAKGTQNAINNFFSNGTISQRDTLDQVTRLNSITQSYGVNASYTEPLGKRSLLEFRGFYNTSTGDLDRKTYDYNRTSGTHDKMNTILSNAFENTYDYMGGGISMRTQQKKYGYSVGANLQHAQLNSHLKDSAFRIKQNFTNLLPVANFNYNFTKTKSLRLDYSTSASQPTAKQLQPVQDISDPLNIISGNPSLKQSYAHNASLQFFNASPARQKNLFVFLNYTATQNAIVNSDRINASGARTSMPVNTNGVYNINANIDRGFRIKKLNTRLELGLNANYNRSVNFINDDKNKTSVLSVMPRVNASYSYKELLDISAGARVSYNNARYSLQPSLNNNYWRQVYELEATVNLPAGFTISNEFSYSAYTGRSNGYNTRVALWNASVSKQVLKSKKGEIRLSAFDLLNQNTGVDRNGNANYVEDVQYKTLQRFFTLGFTYSLQKAGNGGPRAVIRTF from the coding sequence ATGAAATATTTTACGCTCCTGATCAGCCTCTTTTTCTTATCCATTGCAGCCAATGCCCAAAAGGGCGGGTTTGCCCTGAAGGGTCAATTGACCGACAGCCTGCAGAAACAACAGGTAGGCGACGCCACGGTTTCGCTGGTGAACGCCAAAGATTCTTCGCTGGTGGGTTTCACCCGCACAGATTCTGCCGGCCGCTTCCGCTTTGATCACCTGAAACCAGGTAAGTACCGCCTCTCGGCATCGCAGGTGAATTTTCACCCGCAGTGGAAGAATTTTGAAGTGAACGGCGATGTTGACCTGGGCCCGGTTGTGATGAAAGACAGGTCCATTATGGAAGAAGTGACCGTAAAAGCCCAGCGCCCCCCCGTGGTGGTGAACGGTGATACGCTGGAATTCAATGCCGAAGCATTCAAAACAAAACCCAATGCCGTGGTGGAGGATATGCTGAAAAAAATGCCGGGTGTGGAAGTGGATAAAGACGGAAGCATCCGGGTAAATGGCAAACGCATCAGCCGGGTGCTGGTGAATGGCAGGGATTTCTTCAATGGCGACCCCAAGATGGCCACGAGGAACCTGTCTGCCGATGCCATTGATAAGGTGCAGGTATTCGATAAGCAATCCGACCAGTCGGAATTCACCGGCATTGATGACGGAAACAAGACACCCACCCTCAACCTGAAACTGAAAAAAGATAAGAAGAATGCCGCTTTTGGCAAGGCAACCGTTGCTGCCGGAACAAAAGACCGCTACGATGGCCAGTTCAATATCAATAAATTCAACGGCGACCAGCAACTCTCTGCCATCGGTATGGCCAACAATACCAACCGCCAGGGGTTTTCCATCATGGACATGCTCAATTTCAGCGGACAGTCGAGAAGGATGATGAGCGGCGGCGGGGGAAGGATCGTGATCAATAATGGCAATGATGATGAATTTGGTTTACCGGTTGCCGGCATCAACAATAACCAGGGCATTACCCAAACCATTGCCGGCGGGTTGAACTATAATGACACCTGGAAAAAGAAGACGGAGGTGAACGCCAGTTATTTTTACAACAACCTTACCCTGGATAATACCCGGAACACCAGCCGGCAGAATATCCTGCCCGGGAATGAATTCAACTACCTGCAGAACAGCAGCACGGAAAACAAGACGAACAGCAACCGGTTCAACTTCAGCGTGGATCATAAGATCGATTCATTCAACTCCATCAAACTCAGTTCGGTGTTTGGTTATCAAAAGGGCAGCAATGCAAAAAAGAACGACTACGAATCCTTTGTACCCAATGACAAGATGCTGAACAATGGGTTTTCCAATACCAGCAACACCACCGAAGGATATGTAACCAACCAGGAATTGCTGTACAGGCATAAATTCAAAAAGAAGGGAAGAACCTTTTCTGCTACCGGCAGTATGCAGTATAACGACAGCCGGGCAAAAGGCACCCAAAATGCCATCAACAATTTCTTCAGCAACGGAACGATCAGCCAGCGGGATACGCTTGACCAGGTGACCAGGCTGAACAGTATTACGCAGAGTTATGGTGTAAATGCCAGTTATACGGAGCCACTGGGCAAACGTTCACTGCTTGAGTTCAGGGGATTTTATAATACCAGCACCGGCGACCTTGACCGTAAGACATACGACTACAACAGGACCAGCGGCACACATGATAAGATGAATACCATTTTAAGCAATGCCTTTGAGAACACCTATGATTATATGGGAGGCGGCATCAGCATGCGTACCCAGCAAAAGAAATATGGTTACAGCGTTGGCGCCAACCTGCAGCATGCACAGCTCAACAGTCATTTAAAAGACAGTGCATTCCGCATTAAGCAGAATTTTACGAACCTGCTGCCGGTTGCAAACTTTAATTACAATTTCACCAAAACGAAATCGCTGCGGCTCGATTATTCCACCTCTGCATCGCAGCCAACAGCCAAACAGTTGCAGCCGGTGCAGGATATCAGCGATCCGCTCAACATCATCTCCGGTAACCCGTCTTTAAAACAATCCTATGCACATAATGCCAGCCTGCAGTTCTTCAATGCCAGCCCGGCCCGGCAGAAGAACCTGTTTGTATTCCTGAATTATACCGCTACACAGAATGCCATTGTGAACAGCGACAGGATCAATGCATCCGGCGCCCGCACCAGCATGCCGGTGAATACGAACGGTGTATATAATATAAATGCGAACATCGACCGGGGCTTCCGCATTAAAAAACTGAATACCCGGCTGGAACTCGGTTTGAATGCCAATTACAACCGCTCGGTCAATTTTATCAATGATGACAAGAATAAGACCAGTGTTCTATCGGTGATGCCAAGGGTGAATGCCAGCTACAGTTATAAAGAACTGCTGGACATAAGTGCAGGAGCAAGGGTAAGCTACAACAATGCCCGGTACTCCCTGCAGCCATCGCTCAATAATAATTACTGGCGCCAGGTATATGAACTGGAAGCTACGGTTAACCTGCCTGCAGGATTTACCATCAGCAATGAATTCAGCTACAGCGCTTACACCGGCCGCAGCAACGGATACAATACCAGGGTTGCCTTATGGAATGCTTCGGTGAGCAAGCAGGTATTGAAGAGCAAGAAGGGAGAGATCAGGCTCAGCGCCTTTGACCTGCTGAACCAGAATACCGGCGTAGACCGTAACGGCAATGCCAACTACGTGGAAGATGTACAGTACAAAACACTGCAGCGCTTTTTTACACTTGGGTTTACTTACAGTCTGCAAAAAGCGGGCAACGGCGGGCCAAGGGCTGTGATAAGAACATTCTAA
- a CDS encoding response regulator transcription factor, whose product MAVKILYVEDELFLAKIVKESLESRAYEVLMEADGDKAFPLFKQHRPDICVLDVMLPNKDGFAIAEEIRGMDAQVPIIFLTAKAQTEDLVKGFKTGGNDYIRKPFSMEELIVRIENALRFRSGEKKPDDKKDVVKIGKYSFYPNHQVLKNNGDERKLSFRETELLKVLYENRDKIIDRRDILNLLWGNDNFFNSRNLDVYITKLRSYLKNDAALEIITIKGIGYRFVTD is encoded by the coding sequence ATGGCTGTTAAAATACTGTATGTAGAAGACGAATTATTCCTGGCCAAGATCGTGAAGGAAAGCCTGGAGAGCAGGGCCTATGAAGTGCTGATGGAAGCGGACGGCGACAAGGCCTTCCCCTTGTTCAAGCAGCACCGGCCGGATATCTGTGTACTGGATGTGATGCTGCCCAACAAAGACGGGTTTGCCATTGCCGAAGAGATACGGGGCATGGATGCCCAGGTGCCCATCATATTCCTTACGGCAAAAGCGCAGACAGAAGACCTGGTGAAAGGGTTTAAGACCGGCGGCAATGATTATATCCGAAAACCCTTCAGCATGGAAGAACTGATCGTTCGTATTGAAAATGCGCTCCGGTTCAGGAGCGGGGAGAAAAAACCGGATGATAAAAAAGATGTGGTGAAGATAGGCAAGTACAGTTTTTATCCGAACCACCAGGTGCTGAAGAATAACGGGGACGAACGGAAACTTTCATTCCGGGAAACGGAATTACTGAAAGTGCTTTACGAGAACCGGGACAAGATCATTGACCGCCGCGACATACTGAACCTGCTCTGGGGCAATGATAATTTCTTCAACTCCCGCAACCTGGATGTGTACATCACCAAGCTCCGGAGCTATTTAAAGAATGACGCAGCGCTTGAAATAATCACCATTAAGGGGATCGGCTACCGGTTTGTGACCGATTAA
- a CDS encoding SNF2 helicase associated domain-containing protein, with the protein MALPHLIKFVYNNGSDEVIRRGKKIHSMGFVELVEHDQLMSGVVFRVKDDNYNTFYKVYIQKYTDPKSMTVRCSCPYNLGDICRHEAAALIRLQDMVDKNMLGNTSIHYNQRHTVAKMKHIDLKMIKLLSSPGIYAEAENILRSTKANILKAADERIEAELVVEGETFPLVIQKNDERNFDTSCKCGETEHPLCEHKTLLFLQLLDAYGPNYFDSIRNWDKEKNKLLAIYGYSLSDNIAGKFEFTYKDGKPFLKVLDPAIKRVAAAAPSSRPAEAFIVPEIPKEEEVAVVEKPGKKLGIVFNFNTATYPYFSVDAIQGEADEEDKKYVGKVEKLDLSKFVDTESFSEEDKQLLQQVRKLQSSEINKYLDRNSPFSGIWENIIHTDGDDLPEETKALIAEYLQPKLKKIFEEQAASQFAFFLPKAKAFTTANLADMELSSQFISPFFKVFAKNSHFEIACRVKRANDALPFSDNECGSSLVFLHEEVLYLWQKPEDVMQAEKFLKEGNIQLSKENWAEKMQKIILPLAKEYHVEFDKSLVSEIKSGEPEVRLQLQEKGDFLVFQPLFSYKGFETRASDKDNIIIPEGNKILIIERNREAEERFMAKLESLHSQFVRHEGGNNLVLKGVDVLRNNWFFLFVDAMKEMKVPVYGFEALKNFRFNTARPSTHIHVSSGMDWFDAKVEIEFGSQRVGIDDIKKALVNKQSFVQLGDGTLGILPDEWLKRYSLLFKVGDGRSNQLRLSKYHMSVIDELYENRDESELSFELDEKYERLKEFKHIPEVQPPEHLLKILRPYQTSGYQWLNYLNDVGWGGILADDMGLGKTIQALSMLEHYKDVNGSLKAIVVCPTTLIYNWKNEVEKFTPSLSWHIHHGSTRGRSTEELQQQNIIITTYGTLRSDIQLLLKVHYDYVILDESQAIKNPASKVTKAACLLNAKNRLCMSGTPLQNNTFDIFAQMNFLNPGLLGNMEFFRNEFATPIDKFGEQDQKEHLRKLLYPFILRRTKEQVAKDLPEKTETILFCEMEDEQRKIYEVYRNTYREKILGSIDDQGIGKSQLTILQGLMKLRQICDSPAILNEEEKHPNHSIKLDELAREIEENIGDHKALIFSQFLGMLALIKKKLVEDDIKFEYFDGSTSAVDREKAIQNFQNNDECRVFLISLKAGGVGLNLTAADYVYIVDPWWNPAVEQQAIDRTHRIGQTKNIFAYRMICIDTIEDKILQLQERKKKLASELIADDASFVKALSKQDVEYLFS; encoded by the coding sequence TTGGCATTACCGCACCTTATCAAGTTTGTTTACAACAATGGTTCCGATGAAGTGATCCGGCGTGGAAAGAAGATCCACAGCATGGGTTTTGTAGAACTGGTAGAGCATGACCAGCTCATGAGCGGGGTGGTGTTCCGAGTGAAGGACGATAATTACAACACGTTTTACAAAGTATACATTCAGAAGTACACCGACCCCAAATCCATGACGGTGCGCTGTTCCTGTCCTTACAACCTGGGAGACATCTGTCGCCATGAAGCGGCTGCACTGATACGGCTGCAGGACATGGTGGACAAGAATATGCTGGGCAACACGTCCATTCATTACAACCAGCGGCATACCGTGGCCAAGATGAAACACATTGACCTGAAGATGATCAAGCTGCTTTCATCGCCGGGCATCTATGCCGAAGCAGAAAATATCCTGCGGAGCACAAAGGCAAATATCCTGAAAGCCGCTGATGAACGGATAGAGGCAGAACTGGTGGTGGAGGGGGAAACCTTTCCCCTGGTCATCCAGAAGAATGACGAAAGGAATTTTGATACCTCCTGCAAATGCGGGGAGACCGAGCATCCACTCTGCGAACACAAGACATTATTGTTTTTACAGTTGCTGGATGCCTATGGCCCTAATTATTTCGACAGTATACGGAACTGGGATAAGGAAAAAAATAAACTGCTTGCCATTTATGGTTACAGCCTCAGCGACAATATTGCCGGCAAGTTTGAATTTACTTATAAAGACGGCAAGCCATTTTTAAAAGTGCTCGACCCTGCCATTAAAAGAGTCGCTGCTGCTGCGCCTTCGTCCCGTCCTGCCGAAGCATTCATTGTTCCCGAGATCCCGAAAGAGGAAGAAGTGGCGGTAGTGGAAAAGCCGGGAAAAAAGCTGGGCATTGTTTTCAACTTTAATACAGCCACCTACCCGTACTTCAGCGTGGATGCCATACAGGGGGAAGCCGATGAAGAAGATAAAAAATACGTGGGCAAGGTTGAAAAACTCGACCTGAGTAAGTTTGTGGATACCGAATCATTCAGCGAAGAAGACAAACAGTTGCTGCAGCAGGTGCGTAAACTGCAAAGCAGCGAAATAAATAAATACCTCGACCGGAACTCTCCTTTCAGCGGCATCTGGGAAAACATCATCCATACCGATGGCGATGACCTGCCCGAAGAGACCAAGGCGCTGATCGCTGAATACCTTCAGCCGAAACTGAAAAAGATATTTGAAGAACAGGCAGCCAGTCAATTCGCCTTCTTCCTGCCCAAAGCAAAAGCATTCACCACGGCAAACCTGGCGGATATGGAATTAAGCAGCCAGTTCATTTCGCCGTTCTTTAAAGTGTTTGCAAAGAACAGCCATTTTGAGATCGCCTGCCGGGTAAAACGGGCAAATGATGCATTGCCCTTCAGTGATAATGAATGCGGCAGCAGCCTTGTTTTTCTTCACGAGGAAGTTTTATACCTGTGGCAGAAACCGGAAGATGTGATGCAGGCAGAGAAATTCCTGAAAGAAGGCAATATCCAGCTCAGCAAAGAGAACTGGGCGGAGAAAATGCAGAAAATAATACTGCCCCTGGCAAAAGAATACCACGTGGAGTTTGACAAGAGCCTGGTGAGTGAAATAAAAAGCGGCGAACCGGAAGTAAGGCTGCAATTGCAGGAGAAGGGAGACTTCCTGGTATTTCAACCCCTGTTTTCCTATAAGGGATTTGAGACCCGGGCATCCGATAAGGACAACATCATCATACCCGAGGGCAACAAGATCCTTATCATTGAACGCAACCGGGAAGCAGAGGAACGGTTCATGGCAAAACTGGAAAGCCTGCACTCGCAGTTTGTGCGTCATGAAGGAGGGAACAACCTGGTGTTGAAAGGCGTGGATGTACTCCGCAACAACTGGTTCTTTTTGTTTGTGGATGCCATGAAGGAAATGAAGGTGCCGGTGTACGGATTTGAAGCATTGAAGAATTTCCGGTTCAATACGGCAAGGCCAAGCACCCATATCCATGTAAGCAGCGGCATGGACTGGTTTGATGCAAAAGTGGAGATCGAGTTCGGCAGCCAGCGTGTGGGCATTGATGACATAAAGAAAGCGCTGGTGAACAAACAGTCATTTGTGCAGCTGGGCGACGGCACGCTCGGCATACTGCCCGACGAATGGCTGAAAAGATACTCACTGTTATTTAAAGTGGGCGACGGGCGCAGCAACCAGTTGCGTTTATCCAAGTATCACATGAGTGTGATCGATGAACTGTATGAGAACAGGGATGAAAGCGAGCTGAGTTTTGAGCTGGATGAAAAATACGAACGCCTGAAGGAATTCAAGCACATCCCGGAGGTTCAGCCACCGGAGCACCTGCTTAAAATACTGCGCCCGTACCAGACCTCGGGCTACCAGTGGCTCAATTACCTCAACGATGTGGGTTGGGGAGGGATACTGGCCGATGATATGGGTTTGGGTAAAACCATCCAGGCATTGAGCATGCTGGAGCATTACAAGGATGTGAATGGTTCTTTGAAAGCGATCGTTGTTTGTCCCACCACCCTTATTTACAACTGGAAGAATGAAGTGGAGAAATTCACGCCTTCCTTAAGCTGGCATATTCATCACGGCAGTACCCGGGGCCGCAGCACTGAAGAACTGCAGCAGCAGAATATCATCATCACCACCTACGGCACCTTGCGGAGCGATATACAACTGCTGCTGAAGGTGCACTATGATTATGTGATACTGGATGAAAGCCAGGCCATTAAGAATCCGGCATCAAAGGTCACCAAAGCCGCCTGTTTGCTGAATGCAAAGAACCGGTTGTGTATGAGCGGAACGCCCCTGCAGAACAATACCTTTGATATTTTTGCACAGATGAATTTCCTGAACCCCGGCCTGCTGGGTAATATGGAATTCTTCCGCAATGAATTTGCCACCCCGATCGATAAATTCGGCGAGCAGGATCAAAAAGAGCACTTACGTAAATTATTATACCCGTTCATTTTACGCCGCACCAAGGAACAGGTGGCCAAAGACCTCCCGGAAAAAACGGAGACGATCCTGTTCTGTGAAATGGAAGACGAGCAGCGGAAGATATATGAGGTTTACCGGAACACGTACCGTGAAAAGATCCTGGGCAGCATTGATGACCAGGGCATCGGTAAATCACAACTCACCATTTTGCAGGGGCTGATGAAACTGCGGCAGATCTGCGACAGTCCGGCCATACTGAATGAAGAAGAGAAACACCCCAATCATTCCATCAAACTGGATGAGCTGGCCAGGGAGATCGAAGAGAATATCGGCGACCACAAGGCGCTTATCTTCTCCCAGTTCCTGGGCATGCTGGCATTGATCAAAAAGAAACTGGTAGAGGACGACATCAAGTTTGAATATTTCGACGGAAGCACGTCGGCAGTTGACCGGGAAAAAGCCATTCAGAATTTTCAGAACAACGACGAGTGCCGGGTATTCCTGATCTCGTTAAAAGCAGGTGGCGTGGGATTGAACCTTACCGCAGCGGATTATGTATACATTGTGGATCCCTGGTGGAACCCGGCCGTAGAACAACAGGCCATTGACCGTACGCACCGTATCGGCCAGACAAAGAATATTTTTGCCTACCGGATGATCTGTATTGATACGATCGAAGATAAGATACTGCAGTTGCAGGAGCGGAAGAAGAAATTAGCCAGTGAATTGATCGCCGATGATGCCAGCTTTGTAAAAGCGCTGTCCAAACAGGACGTGGAGTATTTGTTCAGTTAA